In the Oryza glaberrima chromosome 6, OglaRS2, whole genome shotgun sequence genome, one interval contains:
- the LOC127775746 gene encoding hydroxycinnamoyl-CoA:5-hydroxyanthranilate N-hydroxycinnamoyltransferase HHT4-like → MSLRRFDLEIASRELVRASRPPPGFPPVLAVSNLDLILGPFPIYLVSVYAPPPGGVAAVVSAVRAALPAYLSHFFPFAGRVVRDPATNIPEVACNNAGAELVVADAAVPLAAVDFAQVDRSIGLMRVAFDASLPLSLQLVRFACGGFSLTVATNHLLADGRAFIVLLNALGEMVREGRLTSEPLLDRSLLMPRSPPRFSPSLDEEFSRFTPATMINPLMAAAIQRRLYRIEAADLERLREEASAGGGGGRRATRFVALCAHVWKLLARAVGDSDTHCRMAWIIDGRKRLEPPSVGGGEGGALDRYMGNVVTYTSREASVEEVLGAPLHAVAGMVRAAITAAMTRDRFQQLVDWMETKKAAAFKDGGKWTEAVNLGLGSPAMVISGLLPFAIDGDMGFGKPRLVMPWLQHGRLGSASATVVPSPAGDGSWFFAGTRLWPRLLEVVEAAGPDCLLKPATAASLGLAYPAGAHGSRL, encoded by the coding sequence ATGTCGCTAAGGCGCTTCGACCTCGAGATCGCCTCCCGGGAGCTTGTCCGGGcgtcgcgcccgccgccgggcTTCCCTCCCGTCCTCGCCGTCTCCAACCTCGACCTCATCCTCGGCCCCTTCCCCATCTACCTCGTCTCCGTCTACGCTCCCCCGccgggcggcgtcgccgccgtggtgtccgccgtccgcgccgcgcTCCCGGCGTACCTCTCCCACTTCTTCCCCTTCGCCGGCCGCGTCGTGCGGGACCCGGCGACGAACATCCCCGAGGTCGCCTGCAACAACGCCGGTGCCGAGCTCGTcgtggccgacgccgccgtgcccCTCGCGGCCGTTGACTTCGCGCAGGTCGACCGCTCGATCGGGCTGATGCGCGTGGCGTTCGACGCGAGCCTCCCGCTGTCGCTGCAGCTGGTCAGGTTCGCGTGCGGCGGGTTCTCGCTGACGGTGGCGACGAAtcacctcctcgccgacggGAGGGCGTTCATCGTGTTGCTCAACGCCTTGGGGGAGATGGTCAGAGAGGGGAGGCTCACCAGCGAGCCGCTGCTCGATCGATCCCTGCTCatgccgcggtcgccgccgcggttCAGCCCGTCGCTGGACGAGGAGTTCTCGAGGTTCACGCCGGCCACCATGATCAATCCCCTCATGGCGGCGGCCATCCAGCGGCGCCTGTACCGCATCGAGGCCGCCGACCTCGAGCGTCTCCGGGAGGAggcgtcggccggcggcggcggcggccggcgcgccaCCCGCTTCGTGGCGCTCTGCGCGCACGTGTGGAAGCTCCTCGCCCGTGCCGTCGGCGACTCCGACACCCACTGCCGGATGGCGTGGATCATCGACGGCCGGAAGCGGCTCGAGCCGCcgtcggtgggcggcggcgagggcggcgcgctGGACCGGTACATGGGGAACGTGGTGACCTACACCTCCCGCGAGGCGAGCGTGGAGGAGGTGCTCGGCGCGCCGCTGCACGCCGTGGCGGGCATGGTGCGCGCGGCGATCACGGCGGCGATGACCAGGGACAGGTTCCAGCAGCTGGTGGACTGGATGGAgacgaagaaggcggcggcgttcaAGGACGGCGGGAAGTGGACGGAGGCGGTGAACCTCGGCCTCGGGAGCCCGGCGATGGTGATCTCCGGCCTGCTCCCGTTCGCCATCGACGGCGACATGGGGTTCGGCAAGCCGAGGCTGGTCATGCCGTGGCTGCAGCACGGCAGGCtggggtcggcgtcggcgacggtggtgcCCAGCCCGGCCGGCGACGGGTCGTGGTTCTTCGCCGGCACGAGGTTGTGGCCGCGGCtgctggaggtggtggaggccgcCGGCCCGGATTGCTTGCTgaagccggcgacggcggcgagcctgGGGCTCGCTTACCCCGCCGGCGCCCATGGTTCCAGATTGTGA